AGCTTCGAGTCCGAGCATATTGTCAACCGGCTAGTGACTATTGTTTTTGATAGCCGTAGGGCGGCGATCAAGGCCTCATATTCAGCCTGATTATTGGTGGTCAGGAAATTCAATCGGACGGCGCACCGTAAGCGGAGATTATTGGGTCCTTGAATAGCTATACCGGCGCCTGCCCGTCCAGGAGCACAAGACCCGTCGATGCTCATCGTCCAGACATCGTCCGTGCGAGCTGGCGTTGCCGTAAGTTTGGTGTTAGCACGGCCGGTAAACTCGATAATGAAATCGGATAAAGCCTGAGCCTTGATTGTCGTGCGGGGCTCAAAACGGACGTCAAACTGGGAGAGACGAACAGACCAGTTGGTGATACGCCCGGAAACCTCTGGCCTTTGGACGACCTTTTTTAGCGGATAGTTGGTCCTAACGACGATTGTGTGCGCTTGGAAATATGGTCTCAGACGTTCTGAAGCTTGTGTGATGGCGAAAAGGGCTTTTTCCACCTCGGAGTATCGGATTTCGGCTCCCTTCAGCACTCTGCTCAGGAAATAAATCGGAAAAAGCTCTGTCCCCTCCTCCTGAGTTAAAACGACCCCTATTGTTTCATCCGTGATGGTGAAGTATAAGTGAATGTCCCGCTCTGGCTTCGGCACCGAGAGCAAAGGGGGGGTTGCGAGGAAAGTTTTTATGGCGTCGAACGCGGCCTGGCAATCAGTCGACCACCTAAAGGGGTGCTCTTTCTTGATTGCTTTATAGAACGGGAGACATCGCTGAGCCGAGCAGGAGATGAAACGTCCCAGAGCGATGATTCTTCCATTGAGCCTTTGCACCCCCTGCAGGTCGCGTGGTGGCTCCATTGCTAAAATGGCTTCGACTTTCGCGGGGTTAGGCTCGATGCCTTTTTCCGACACTACGCAACCCAGAAATTTCCCACTGCGAATTTCAAAGAAACATTTTTCCGGGTTCAGCTTGAGGTTATAGGCTCTGAAGATCTTAAATACTTCTGCTAAATCTCGCGAATTTTCGCTCTCTTCGGTGCTTAGGACCACCATGTCGTCGATGTACACCTGTACCGTCTTACCGATGAGATGGACGAACATCCTATCTACCAAACACTGGTACGTGGCCCTTGCATTCTTTAACCCGAAAGGCATGACGTTATAGCAATATATCCCTTCATGCGTAATGAAAGAGGTCTTTTCGGCGTCGGCAGGGTCCAAAGGGATCTGCTGGAAACTGGCGATGGCGTCAAACTGAGACAGGATCTTTCAACCAGCCGTTTGGTCGAGGAGttgatctatgttaggcagcgggtaagaatccttggggcaagctttattgacaTTCGTGAAATCTACACACATACGGTATtttccgctggctttctttacaagtacaacgttAGAAAGCCAGTCCAGATAGTTGACCTCGCggataaattttacagctaggaGTTTGTCGATTTCTGCTTTTACTGCCGCCTGCTTGTCTTTAGCCTGCACTCTCATCTTTTGCTTCATTGGTTTGACAGAGGGGTCGATATTCAGCTTGTGCATTGCTCTCTCAGGTGCGATCCCCGTGATGTCTTCGGTGCACCAGGCGAAAACATCCGAATGCTCCGTTAGGACAGCCTTGATTTCCTTGGCCAGCGGGGAAGCGAGTTTTGTTCCCATTTTCACTGTCTTGCTATCCCCAAGGATACAGTCGTCGACTGGTTCAATGGGCACGGGATTGTAACCCCTCATGTCCATCAGACCGTCCTCTAAGTAGAGCGTTGTTCGAGGTTGAGTTGCCTCCCACTGCAACTTTTTGGCCAGCATACGGTCACCCTGGACGGTGAACTTCCCATGCGGAGAGGGCAATGTCAAGCACAATTCGGAGATATCCACCGTGGCCCTCAGGGCGGCCAGGAGAGGCCTTCCGATAATGGCATTGTAAGCCAGggggatatcgaccaccacccattcCGCGGTATCCTCGACCTCTTCTACTCCTTCGTCAAAGATAGTCGGTAGTGTAATAACTCCCTTTACTTGCACTTCAATTTCAGAGAGGCCGACCAGGGGGAAAGTCCCGACCCGGAGGGCGGTGTGAGCATTCTTCATTGCGCGGAGAGCCGTCCAGGTGAGCAGGTTCACCGAACTTCCGGTGTCCACAAGCACTCGGTGAGTTTTAAAACCTGTGATGCTAATGGTGACAACAAGGGCCTCCGAGTGGCTAGTTCGGAGTGGAGGCTGCACTGTCAACGTCTGTCCGATTGCCTTTCTCTTTCGAGAGCAGTCGGGCGGTGCGGAGAGTGCCGGTGCTCCTTCCCTTATGACGTGTATTTCCCCATGGTACCTTGGCCTCTTTGGCTCCTCTGCTCGCCCCGCCTCCCTCTGCTTCGGGCTCTGCTCCCTTTGCCTGCTCGCCTTTGGTGGCGCCCCCTGCTCCGTGATTCGCTCGACCTCTTTCTGTAGTTGATAGTAGTTATCCGTGGAGTGTCTAAAGGATCTGTGACACTTGCAGTATTCTTTTTCTGCCCGGGTTTTGCCCTTGTCCCCGATCGGAACCTGCTGTGTGAACCGACGAGGCTGATGCTGAGTGGGGTAATGCACCTCCTTGCCCCGGGATCGATCCCCCCTTCGCTCTGGGTTTGCGCTCTCAGCCCGGGCTGGAAAGGGCATCGGGGCCTCCTTGCGGACTCGGACCTCCTCTCGCGATTCCGGGACCGCTCTGCTTCTATCTTGTTTGTGCGTGTCACCTTTGGCCTTGTCCCTCTCTGTCTCCTCGTATCCGGCAGGTCGGTCGCAGTCATCATATCGGACAAACGTTTGTGCCATGGTCATCAGTTCTTCGAAAGATCTAGGCATCTTTCGGAAACACTTCTGCTTTAGAGGCTCGCAAGTGGTCCCTTTTGCTAAGGCATCGTGGGCCACCTCCAGGTTGAGGCCTTTGACTTGCGAGGCCATGTGATGGAACCTTGATAGGAAATTGCGCAGAGGCTCGGTTGTTCGCTGCTTAAGACCATTCAGGTCCGAACTGATTTTCCTGACCTTTGCCGCTGCGGCAAAGCGGGAGAGAAAAAGGTCCTTCAGGAGATCAAAAGAATCGATGGACTCCGGGGCAAGTCCCCGATACCATTCCTGCGCGCTGGATGAGAGAGTGGTGGGGAAAACCTCGCACATGATGTCTTCGTCCTTTGAGTATAAATTTATGGTGCTCATGAATGATGCCATATGATCGTTAGGATCCTCGGTCCCTGTGTATTGGGCCAGTCGAGGAGCTTTCCAGTCACGCGGGAACCTCTTCTCGATAATCCTTTGCACCAGTGGCGTTTTGCTGGAGGTGATGCTCCCTCCCATTACACCCCCGAGTGCCCTTTTATCGAGAAAACGTTGAATTTTCAGTTCCAGCAACTCCTCGCTATCCGCGGCTGTAGTTCCCGTTCGTCGCTCCTCGCCTTCTTTGGTGACTTCGGCTCCGGCTCCGGCTCCTCTTCCCGCGATGACCGCTGCTTCCAGGGCCTGCTCCGGGAAGGCTCCCTCCCTTTGTAACTCTGCCGCCTCCTTGAGGTATTGCCAAATTTTGGCATTCTCCTCCTGCAGGCTTCTCTGCTGGTCaatgatcttcatctgagccgccgtgTGCACGGCCTGCGTAGTTTGAAAACCTTGGATTGCGCTGAGGAGTTGAGTGGTGTTAAaggcttcttcctcttctggGCCTACCTCCTCCATCAAAGGCCCAAAGTTTCTGGGGGAGATCGGCAGGTTCTGGATCACGCCTCCTGCGTGTGTCATGGAGCTGGTCGCTCCAGCTTCGGGTACTGGAGTTGGAGCCGAGTCATTAGGGGTTTGCATCTCGTTTGAAGATCTGGAGTCACTTgtagtccacgttcaccgcaccaaataatcagGTATGCGAACACAGTGATCCTGGTCTTCGGGAGAATGTCGCTTGGCTTGCCGACGGTTCGTCCCTGCGTCGGGGAGggtccctgcggatactccgacgAGCAAGACAGTTAGAGGCTCAAGAAAATCTATTAACCGAAAATGCAAGTGATAGAAAGATTTACCCGCCCCCTAGCTTCCAATGTGAGCtgtgtatttatagagggtGCTTGGGCCCTTCTGCCTTTTGGGCCTTCCTGGGCCTTTGGGCCTCTGATTCATATCCCGAATCACTAAGTATTTATAAATTGTTGTGTTAATTACAAACAGATATTCTATGGTTTCACGAATTCACAAATGAGTACATGTGCTATTTTTCGTTACAAACGCAACTatatggtttgcaaaattttcattagctttgccaaatttggccgataacgaccgcAAAATGAAAATTTGCAAGAGATAcaaattttcatttttgaagtcgttaccggctaaatttgataaaatcaacaaaaataatacaaaccatataattacgtttgtaataaaaaataccataaatATTCATCTGTAAATCCGTGAAACTATGATAcctctatttgtaattaactttAAGTTTTTTACTCATgctattttaattgaatttatatgagTTAAATGCAcaattggtcactgaacttacatggttatttcaaaatggtcactcaacttcaatttgtctcaataaaatcactcaactttgagttttgtctcaattaagtcactattacgatttcagtgattaaaaaacatcggaatgatgacataagtgatacgtcaatatgagacaactcacatttctaaccgaaatgacacatgacatccaGATATGCGCTACCTGACAAATAGCATTCTTATCAGAGATCATTTTGATGGCCTCGATGTTGTCAGATTCTACAAGCAATTTATTCAACCCCAGACTCTTTACCAATCTTAGGCcagaaaaaatcccccaaagtTCAGCCGAAAAAGAAGAACTCATACCTAGATTATGAACAAACCCAGACAGCCAAGCACCACCATCATCCCTTAGAACCCCTCCTGCAGAGATTTTACCGGTATTAAggcaagaaaataaattaataattattataatattaaagTTATTAGGATTATAtgggaaagaaaagaaaaacataaataaacaattattttattatttataaaataggATAAATAGCAATTtagttattttaaattttagtttataatttgaacatttattttaattaaaaagttTGACGAAACAAATTTAGCCTTTATTTGAGAGGGGAGGAATTTAACGGAGATAAATTGTAATAATAGAATGTAAAATATCTCGTTAATATTGTATGAgagtatttttgtattttttagagaataaataaaagttctataaatgcatatccttgggattggaaaaaaatattcattaagcgagattatttatttatcgataaatgaataaattattcatttatcgataaattaataaattattcatttatcgataaatattcattagatatgtaattatattgtttaggaaatatattatttgattgatttgtaattatcacattagtataattacaaatcaatcaaataattgcAAGATTCGTTCAGAAGATGCTAATATTCCTGAACCAGAAGTTGGTCAATTAGATGAAGATGTCCAATGATTAAGTGATGTCATTTCTAATTTATGCTATAAAAATGTGATGGATGTCGAACATCTTTTGAACTATCATAGCAAGAATGATGCAGTTATGGAATTGCTTATAGACGAAGAAATTATCCagtcaataatgaacaatgatgatagAAATGATCCAGAGCCAGATGATAGTTGTGTTGTCGCAAATGTATCATCAAAAGAGGCCTTTCAAGCAATGGtcaccttaaacaactacttgctacaacatgagcaaaatataccagaagttgtgtttgcactacaaaaagttaagaatgatgttcattttggtttaggtggaaagaaaaaacaatcaactatagatgcattttttcagaagaaatgacttctagttgattgattaaaaggttttggtatatatatatattttgtatgtaatttaataattattactttatattttcattgggcccttaaggatttaaatgttttttattacttaatgcatttagcgaggttattactttagtccattggcccaagtcgggactggaagaatttattatataatcgaggttattactttatcgaatatttatttatcgaggtttaactgtagctaatctttttactttttttaatctcTAAATTCTATCATCCAAATTAaatgttaataaaaataacGGAAATTTCATTAAAATTTTTGTTTATGTGATCATTCCTTTTCATATTTAAACTCCTAAacgaaattaaatttttaattctcaTTTTTATCACCTGCATTTCTTTTCCATTATCTTCTTTACCTCTCACCTCGTTAACCTTCAAACTCCTAACATATAAAGTtagagaatatataattattttaaaaatatatactaaGTATTTATAAATTGTTGGGTTAATTACAAACAGATGCTTTGTGATTTCACGGATTTGTAGATgagtacctgtggtatttttcgtTACAAATACAACCAtatggtttgtaaaattttcattttttgttgACTTTACCAAATATGGccaataacgacctcaaaataaattttttcCAAGAGAtacaaattttcattttgaggtcattatcggccaaatttgataaaatcaacacaaaataaaatttttttcAAACCACATAATTACGTGTAACAAAAAATACCATAAATATCCATCCGTAAATCCGTGAAATCACAGtatatctatttgtaattaAGCCTAATTTTTTTACTCATGCTATTTTAATTGAGTTTATATGGATTAAATGCAGAGTTGGTCACCGAACTTACTTGATTATCTCAAAATGGTTACTcaactttaatttgtctcaataaaatcattcaactttgagttttgtctcaattaagtcactattacgatttcagtgattaaaaaacatcggaatgatgacataagtgatacgtcaatatgagacaacttatatttctaaccgaaatgacacatgacatccacatATGCGCCACCTGACTATCACAtgtcgattatttttatgaaaaaaaaactaaaatttagtttttttcataaaaatatccGACATGTGCCTGTCACATTTCATTCCGATCAGAGATTTGAGTTAACTCATGTTGATGTGTTACGCATGTCATTATTTCGATGCattttaaccactaaaatcaATGGAACgatctaattgagacaaaattcaaagttaatgattttattgagataaattgaagttgagtgaatATTTTGAGACAACTATATAAATTCAAGgaccaatgatgcatttaacccgAATTTATATGGTTAGAAGTGCTTTTTGCAGGGAGATTTGTGTGCAGCTAGTTCTAGTTGTCAATACACGAACTCTGATTTTTGCGTCTCTTTCTTTTCGAAGAATCAAATCCAATTTAGGGTTTCAGttgcagaaaaaaaaaattaactatcTATCTGGTCAGTGAAGTAGGAGAAACAATGAGCACAAGTGCGAAAAGACGGTTGAATGgagaagcagaagaagaagaagaagaagaggatgaGGATGAATTTGATGGCGATGGACTTGAAGCATGGGAGAGAACTTATGCTGATGAAAGATCATGGGAGGATCTACAAGAAGATGAATCTGGACTTCTTCGTCCTATTGATAATACAGCTATTTACCACGCTCAGTACCGTCGCCGCCTTCGTTCCCTTGCTTCTACTGCAACTGCTGTTCGCATCCAGAAAGGCCTCATTCGTTTTGTTTACATTGTTGTTGACCTATCTAGGGTATGTGAATTTCGTTTCTTACTAAGTAGTTGCATATATTGGACTTTTATAGGTTTAATTTGATTAGATAATCAAATTGGTTGAAAATGGGGTTCGCTTTCTTTGCATTTGATCATGACTTTCTCGAATCAGTTTCAGGGAAATGTGTTTAATAGCCTTGATAGGATTTTTGGCTAATTTCTATGTTTCACGAGAACTTTGATTTTGAAGTGTTTCACTCTGTTTTGGAAACCCAAATTCTCAGAAATTGGGATGAActattttaaaatgaaaaaaccTCATTTCCCCCCTAATTTTTGCCTaatgtatatataaaagaatGTGATAAGGTATAAATCTAGGCCTATGATTATTGGGGAGAATGGATTTAGtctccacttacaaaatagtgTAACTTAAGCCTAAATTTCAAGCATGATTAAAGGAAGATGAATCTTTTTTCATGTTCTAACCAGCCTCCAAACACCACTATTCTGGCTATCCAATAAGTCTTGTAATTGTACATTTTTTGTTATGGAAAAATTTCATCTTCCGGTAACGAGGTTTGAAATTGCACTGTTTTAAGCAAGTTAAGCTTAAGATTGCATAGTTGTGTATGGGAAGGCTAAATCCGCTCTTCCCCAATAACTATAGGACTAAATGTAGGAACATTTCCTAGGTAGAGGATAAGTTTAGGCATTTAGGACCATTTCAACATTTGGTTGCAGCTTTCATGTGGAAACTTTATTCCATTGGTCTTGCAAATAATAGTGTTAGCCATGGGTTTTTAAGCCAATAACAGTTGTCCCTCCCTAGTGTTGAGGAGTTGATACCTTGTTTGTTGTCAGGTTTGGGGTTCAGTTCCCTACTCGGTCAAAATCCAGCCCTTATTGGTGGATAATCTGTAAATTCCACTATACCTAGACAGAAGTTTGTGGTTTCCCTGACCTTGGAAGTGGTTAGGTCTAcctagggctgtaatcgagccgagtcaAACCGAGTTTTGGCAGAAAACTAACGAGCTTGGTTCGAGCTCAAAATCCTGTTTGAGCTCGACTTATTAAGGAAATGAACTGTTCGCGAGCAACTCGTTTATTTTGTTCATAAGCTTTGCTCGCAGGAAGCTCGTTAATTTTGTTCATGAGGTTTGCTCACGAGAACCTCCTTAATTTTGTTCATGAACTTTGCTCGTGatcaactcattaattatgttcataagcaagctcacaagcaaaacTCATgaacaaaactacatagttttacATTTCCcctttatagaataatataaatattattattaaaaaaataatcaaaccaAGCTTGCTCACGAACCCGTTCATGAGGCATTATAACCGAACTTGTATATGGTCTTGTTCACAAACCTAAGACCGAGTCTGCTTGTAAGCTTCCGAGCCGAGTTTCACTGTGCTCGAGCTCAGCTTGTTAAAAATCGAGCCTCAAAATTGTGTCAAGCTCGGCTCAATTATAAATCGAGTCGAACGCGGTTGAGCTTTTATCGAACCTCATTGTAAGCCCTAcacctacccttacctaaacttatTGTTACCAAAAAACTATGTTTTCTTAAATAGGCTTTTCATCTTGTTTCTAATTGTTTGGATTAATCTATAGGCAGCAAGCGAGATGGATATGCGACCAAGTCGAATGGCAGTGATTGCAAAGCTTGTTGAGGGTTTTATTAGGGAGTTTTTTGACCAGAATCCACTTAGTCAGATTGGTTTAGTGACTATAAAAGATGGAATTGCTCATTCATTGACAGAGCTTGGTGGTAGTCCAGAGTCCCATATTAAGGCTTTGATGGGCAAATTGGGATGTTCTGGTGATTCCTCACTACAGAATGGTTTAGAGCTCGTCCATGGCTATCTTGATCAAATCCCCTCATATGGTCATCGTGAAGTTCTTATCTTATATTCAGCTCTTAGTACTTGTGATCCGGGAGATATATTGGACACTATCGAGAAATGCAAGAAATCTAAAATAAGATGTTCTGTAATTGGTCTCTCAGCTGAAATGTTTATATGCAAACATCTTTGTCAAGAAACTGGTGGATCGTATTCTGTTGCCATGGATGAGGTGAGTTCTAATGGTTCTTTTTATTATATGGAATTGAACTATAGCGTTTCTGTGTTTCGTGTCCATGGCCATTTCATATTCATTTCCGTTGTCGTTTCAAAGCTATTTTATGAAGGTCATGTTTTATAAATAGCATTTTCCATGTCCATTTCTATGTCTATGTCCGTATCCGTGAGACATAGGAATTGAACAAACTGTTACTGTTTCACAATGAAAAGGCTATGGACATCATATAAGCTGTTTAAAATGCAACATGGCCTCTTTGTTAGGAGTTAATTGCATCCATGGTTTTCCAATACAAAAATACCATAAATCTTAAATTCTTAATGAGAAATAATTGCTGTTTAACTTTGGTTTCATCCATGGTCATTTGTATGGAAACCAACAGACACATTCGCCGGAGATGCCACGTGGATGATAGGTCATCAAAATTTTGCTACGAGGCGAATTTTTGatgaaaagtatatatatatatatattaatttccatATGGTGAGATTTTGATGGCATGTGATCCACATGATATCTCCAGTAAATGTATTTGCTGATTTCCGGACAAAAGGATCATAAGTGAAGCCAAAATTAAACAACAATTTTCTCGTtaagaatttaaaatttatgacatttctattctatttcctataattggaggaCCATAGATGTAATTAACCTCTTTGTTAGAGATTTAGTACTTGATGAATGTTGTAATGTAATGAAACATTAAGGCATCTAAATATATCTTGTAAATGAATTTTTTACTTTCTATATGATTTTTTCTACAGACTTTAGTTCCTTGTTTtgttttggcttaatacatcgtGAGCTTCTAAAATTAACTCAAAAAGTTGATTAGGCTCTGAACTCTTACAAGAGTATCTCGTTAGTCCTCCgtacttgcttaaagtgacctattgccccttaaacttgtttacAGTGTGCCATCCGCCCCTGAACTTGATCCAAAAAGCTGATTGGCCCCAACGCGTATGAGAGCTGTAAGCTCAATGACAAATATTGTCTCGTTAGCCTATgtacttgtttaaagtgacatattAGCCACACAAATTTGTTcgcccctgaacttgcttaagacaatatatttcaatttgtgCAAATCCAATCTTGTTTTGCCGCCACGTGGTCTTAACGGGTCAATCATGTCAATTTAAGCAAGTACAGGGGGTCGACGAGACACTTTGTAAGTTCAAAGTACCAATCCAGGCTAAATTCATGGAGCtcctgatgtattaagccttttgtTTTTGTATAGTACTTTCTGCCATGATGTTACTCTAAATTCAGATATAAGTATAATTTATGTATGTCTCTTAAATAGGCTCACCTTAAAGAGTTAATAATGGAGCATGCACCGCCGCCTCCAGCAATAGCAGAATATGCAATTGCTAATTTGATAAAGATGGGTTTTCCACAAAGAGTAGCAGAAGGTTCCATTTCAATTTGTTCTTGTCACAAGGAAGTTAAAGTTAGTGAAGGATACATATGTCCTAGATGCAAGGCACGTGTCTGTGATCTTCCTACTGAATGCCGTATTTGTGGTTTGACACTTGTTTCTTCGCCTCATTTGGCCAGGTCATATCATCATCTCTTCCCTATTACACCATTTGATGAGGTCTCGCTACGTGTTAGTGAATTACATCATAGACCATCAAAAAATTGTTTCGGCTGCCAACAGAGCCTAATCAGCCCTGGTAAGTTAGCTGTTTTTATGCATCCATTTATATATGTGAATagatagagataaaattgtaGGCCTCAAACATGCTAGCCTCCCAAACTTGGCCAGAAAAGTCTGATGATCCCTCCAACTTTTAATATGAACAATTAGTCCCTTTTAATGTGATATGATTAGTCGTCCTACGTGGCACGTTTGAATTTGATCCAAAAAACCGATTCTCCCCCTAACTTTTAAGGATATTTTATTAGCCTTTTGAACTTGCTTAATGGGATATGATTAACCTCCTATGGTTACGTGGCAGCATAAAAGGAGATTTGGGTAAGTTGAAGTGCGTATCACTTTAACCAAGTTCAAGGGCCAACGAGTTAccttaagcaagtttaggaagtcaataggtcactttaagtaagtttagagGGTCAATCACTTTAGTAAATTTAGGAGACTAATGAGACAACTCTTAAGTTCAGGTGGCCAATTTCAATGAGGGGTCTGATATATTTAGCCGTGCATATTactataaacaagtttagggaatagatcactttaagtaagtttagggaGTTAATAAATCACTTTAGGTAAGTTTAGGAGGTTGAGACATCTATTTAGGGCAATCGATTTTTTGGGCCAAGTTCAATGGGGGCTCTGATGTATTTAGTCGtgcatattaattataaacaaGTTCAGGGAACCAATAGTTCATTTTATCCTATCTCAAGGAGAGCGGCTTTTATGGCCAACTTGGAGGGGCATTTTCTTGGGTACCTAAACTATAGAGCTACTAATATATTACCTCCGAACTTCATTTCTAGACATAAAAACACTTGAACTTTACATTAACGTAACCTTAAAGTCAAAAGCAACAAAAATCCGAAAAACAATCAACGAAATGATGACCTAGACAAGTTTGACTATATAATTGACTCTTTTTTTTCACCATGTCAGcaaaaattatggtcaaataCATATTTTACCTTCATCATTTCGTTAATCTAGGAGCTATAATGTTAATCGCTATAGTTCAGGCGCCACGAATGTAATTTATGCCGATTTCTTTAACTCTCCCTGAGCAATTTCATTTCCCCTGATTTTTACTGATTTTGTGACAGGAAACAAAGGCAACGTTAGTGTTTGTTGCCCAAAATGTAAACAATACTTCTGCCTTGATTGTGATATTTATATTCACGAGAGCTTGCATAACTGCCCAGGCTGTGAGAGTTTCAGGCATTCATAGGGAGTCACCACTGCCGAATACTGCTGCAGATTTTTTCATTGCTCCTGCTGCCATGCTATCTATTCTTATTTCAGCCCTTTGAAACAGCGGGTAAATTGCACCGATTATCACTGAAATTTAGGTTACGCAAAGGTCACcgcatttcattttattttggtAAAGTCATTgaactttcattttttatttcaatcaAGTCATTCAGGCTAATTCaagttcatttttttttatttcaataaaatcattccgGCTAATTCAGACAGAAAAAATCTATCAGTCCGGCTAATTCAGACAGAAAAAATCTATCAGAAGAGTGACGTTGCAGCTACATTGGAAATGATTG
The sequence above is drawn from the Euphorbia lathyris chromosome 6, ddEupLath1.1, whole genome shotgun sequence genome and encodes:
- the LOC136232772 gene encoding general transcription factor IIH subunit 2 encodes the protein MSTSAKRRLNGEAEEEEEEEDEDEFDGDGLEAWERTYADERSWEDLQEDESGLLRPIDNTAIYHAQYRRRLRSLASTATAVRIQKGLIRFVYIVVDLSRAASEMDMRPSRMAVIAKLVEGFIREFFDQNPLSQIGLVTIKDGIAHSLTELGGSPESHIKALMGKLGCSGDSSLQNGLELVHGYLDQIPSYGHREVLILYSALSTCDPGDILDTIEKCKKSKIRCSVIGLSAEMFICKHLCQETGGSYSVAMDEAHLKELIMEHAPPPPAIAEYAIANLIKMGFPQRVAEGSISICSCHKEVKVSEGYICPRCKARVCDLPTECRICGLTLVSSPHLARSYHHLFPITPFDEVSLRVSELHHRPSKNCFGCQQSLISPGNKGNVSVCCPKCKQYFCLDCDIYIHESLHNCPGCESFRHS